A stretch of DNA from Flavobacteriaceae bacterium MAR_2009_75:
TCCCCTTGAAAGAGATAACTATCGCAGAAGAACTCAAAAAAGATGGATATAAGACAGCATTGATAGGCAAATGGCACCTTGGCGAGAATACGACTTTCGGAATGTCGGATCCAAAATTTCAAGGTTTTGATGTCACCGAAGGGTTCGATTACGAATTACTTCCTGTAGAAGACACCTATAAATGGTATAAAATCGGTGATACCACGAATGCCTTTGAATTGCCATATCTTACCGATGAGATTACGCAGAACTCCATTAAATTTATTGAACAACATAAGGACACCACTTTTTTCATGACCGTTGCCCATTTTGCGGTGCATTTGCCGTTGCAGGGGAAAGATTCGCTGGTCACCAAGTATCAGGAAAAAGAAAATCCCAGACCAGATGATTACCACCCAACCTATGCAGCGATGATAGAACAAATGGATGCATCGGTTGGTACCATTCTTCAAAGTCTAGAGGATAATGATTTGATGGATAATACATTGGTTGTTTTTGTATCTGATAACGGCGGATTGGCAGTTGGTGAGGCAGGAGACAAACCAACGGTTAACGATCCTTTGAGAGCTGGTAAAGGAACTATGTACGAAGGAGGAATAAGAGTACCTATGATGGCCTATTGGAAAGACCATTTTGACGGCGGATTCCTCAATCATTCCACTATAAGCACGATGGATATTTTTCCAACGCTGTTGAAACTTGTCCGAGGTAATGAAAGTGTTGACCAGACCATTGATGGAGAAAACAAACTAGCTGCCTTCTCCTCTGAAAAACTGCTACCAAGAAAATCGCTTTACTTTCACTATCCTCATTTCAGTAACCAAGGCGGGAGACCTAAAGCGGCCGTAAGAATGGGTGACATGAAACTTATCCTTTCCTTGGAAGATGAAACTACGGAGTTGTACAATTTAAAAAATGATATGGGGGAAAAAGAAGATGTTAGTACAAAATTCCCAAAAATCACCTCTCGTATGAAAGATAGTATCACAAGATGGTTGAAGGATACGAACGCCCCTATGCCAATTAAAAAAATGAAATGATAAAGAAAGAATGCACATTTCTATTCTTATTTTTTATTGGCGGATTAATTGCTGTGAGCTGTCAGAATCGTGCTAGTCAAACGGATACGGATACTTTATTTCTTCGAAACAATCATCTACAACTAATTTTAGATTTAAGAGGAGGTGCGATTACTTCTTTGAATGTTACAGGTAGCACACTTAATCCTTTCAACTGGTCTTTACCCGTGGAAAAACAGCCTGAAATCAATAAAAACGGATATCCTTTTCAAGGGCACTTTATAAGTCTAGGAACTTGGGGAATGCCTACTGAAGGAGAACAAAAAGAAGGTCTACGTTTGTACGGGGAAGCAAACTTGAAAAAATGGGAAATACAAGATTCAATCACAGCCTTAAGTGCGAAAGTCGGCTTTAAGGGTACAATAGAAAAACTAGATGTTGAGCGCACTTTGCACTTATATAAAAATGCTCCGGTAGTGCGAGTGACCGAAAGTGTTACCAATAGACATCCCATAGGGAGAATGTATAATTTTTTACAGCATGCAACTTTTGGTGGGCAATTCTCGACTAAAGATTTACAAATAGATACAAATGCCGGACGGGGATTTTACCAAAAAGCGGCTTATCCTAGAACCTCTTATGACAGCCTCGAAACTAATTCGTTCATTTGGCCAAAAGGTGTTTTGCCTGATGGGCCTATCGATTTAAGAAGCTCGGGTAGTCGAGAAATGACGTACTTGACCTCTCATGTTTTCGATGAAAACATAAGCATGGGTTGGGCAACAGCGCTTAATCCGAAAGAGGGTTTGCTTATTGGGTATGTGTGGAATATAAAGGAGTACCCATGGTTAAATGTTTGGCACCAGTACATTGATGGGGTTTACTATGGACGGGCCATAGAGTTTGCTACCTGTGGTCTAGGACTCCATTTTGAAACACTCGCAAAAGAAGATTTACGTTTTTTTGGAAAACATTCCTTCGAATTTATAGATGCGGGGGAGCAAATTACAAAGTCTTATACCCTATTCGCCCTACCTGTCTCAAAGCGCGTTTCGGAAGTGCAGAATGTAAACATCAGCGCGGGGGTAATTACTATCTACTATCTTGAAAAGGGTAAACTACAAAAAACGGAAATCGAATTGGATTAAGACTTTAAGGCTAAAGCTCTCCATATTTTCTAATGAAGATGGTTTTGTGTACCCAAGTATCTTATTTAGTTAGGTTAAATTCTTTTTTGTTTTAATGTTCTCAGTAACGAATCATAGATGTTACCCAAGTTAAAGACATTAACCGCTTTACATAAAAAAAGGTTGCTCCCATCCGAAAACAACCTTTTAAACTCAACTCAACTAACAATATTAATATCCTGGGTTCTGAACTAGATTAGGGTTGTCTATCAATTCTGCTTCAGGAATGGGTAATGTTTCATTTTTTCCAATGGTAAAACCTGGCATGATTTCAGGTAATTCCGAACTATTAATTTTTCCGGCTGCCGCCCATCGTACCAAATCAAAATATAGGGAATACTCGAATGTAAGTTCTAATCTACGCTCCGTTCTTAGTGCATTGAAGAAATCACTTGCACTTAAGCCTTCGGGCAGGGGGTCAACACCAGCTCTAAGTCGAACTTGATTAACGGCACCATAGGCAACGGCAGTAGGACCATTTACTTCGTTCTCGGCCTCGGCGAACAATAAAAGTACATCTGCCAGACGAATCACTCTATAATTGATTGAGTTTTGATTAAAAGTCTCTGGGTCAGAAGGGCCACCGGCATATTTTCGTATTCCCAATACGGGCAAATCCGGATCGGGAAATATTAATTGTCTATTTCTCCATTGTCCAGCTTCAACCGGGTCATCCGCTACTGGATTCCAAGACTCCCATACATCGCCTGGTCTGGCGAAAGTACCAGTGCGTCTTATAGCATCCTCTTCTGGAAACTGGGCAAAAAATTCTATGGTTTGCCTTCCAGGAACCGCGTTCCTAAATCCATTTCTGGCAGGGCTAAACCAGTTACTTATCCAGTTCGATTCATTTGGACCTCCTAAATTAGGTTGATTGAAAGCGGCACCAAAGCCCGCTTGAAATTGAATTTCAAAAATAGACTCTCCATTATTTTCATTGGTCTTGGGAAAAATATTAATGAAATCAGTTTCTAGCGTATAAACTCCTGAATTGATGACTTCATTTAAAATATCTCTCGCCGCCTGATACTTGCCTTGGTATAAGTACGCCTTGCCCAATAAAGATTTGGCCGCTCCGGAGGTTGCTCTTCCGAGATTACTGTTGTCATAACTCTCAGGAAGATTGGCGATTGCCTCCAACAAGTCCGTTTCTATAACAGCGTAAACATCCGATGCAGGGGACTGTAAAGGAAAAAGTTGACTTTCATCGGAAAGGTCCCCATTAAAAACCTGATTGTAAATAGGAACGTTTCCATAGAGTTTTACAAGCTCAAAATAATAAAAAGCCCTGAGGAACTTTGCCTCACCCAATACACGGTTTAAAATATCCTGATTAGGTGCTTCGATTCCGGGAACTTTGTCGATTACCTGATTGGCTCTGTTAATACCTTTGTAGCAGTCGGACCAAGCCCTTGGAATCAAATCTCCGGAAGCTGGATTAAAATTGAAGTTAACGTAAACCTGTTCATTGGGATTTGTACCGTTGGTCAAAGCAGTTTCACCCGTAAAATGGGCGATGTACATGTAGAAACGTTGAAAGAGCCCTAGTTCGTTTAACGGACCGTAAACCGCATTTACAGCACTTATAGCATCTGCCTCGGTCGAGTAGAATGTGTTCTCGTCCAATTCTCTAAAAACATCTGCTTCATCTAGAAATGAATCGCTACAGCTAATTGCTATAAAACTTAGCGCTAGCATTAAATATGTTGGGATTTTCATAGTATATATATTTTTCATGATTGATAGTTTAAAAGCCTAATTGCACACCTATAGTAAATCTTCGTGACTGAGGATAGTTCACCGGATCAAAACCGTTCAATTGTTGCTCTGGATCAAAACCACTATAGTCCGTTATGGTCAATAAATTTTGCCCTGCCAAATAAAATCTTGCATTTGAAACACCTCCTAATTGTTCCAGTACTTTTTGGGGAAAAGTATATCCAATTTGAAGGTTTTGCAATCTTAGGAAGGAACCATCCTCAACAAAGTAGGAAGATGCAATGTTATTATTTGAAAGACCATTAAAAACAGCCCTTGGCTGAGTGGTGCTTGGGTTTTCAGGTGTCCAAGCGTCTAAAACCCTAGTGGAAAGATTGCCGTTTTGAAAATAGCCCTCTGTGTAGAATCTTGTATCGCTAAAAATATCATTTCCAAAAACTCCTCTAAATTGAGCTGAAAGGTCAAACCCTTTGTAGCCAAGGTTAAAATTGAATCCAAA
This window harbors:
- a CDS encoding arylsulfatase A-like enzyme encodes the protein MKNIYGIAVGLLLIHTSCKESVVEVAEVRPPNIVIIVADDLGWSDLGSYGNPYFESPHLDALAKKGMRFTNAYSGSHVCSPTRASFLTGRSPARVGLTNYLFGTKKVEDSPVLPAEYVNHLPLKEITIAEELKKDGYKTALIGKWHLGENTTFGMSDPKFQGFDVTEGFDYELLPVEDTYKWYKIGDTTNAFELPYLTDEITQNSIKFIEQHKDTTFFMTVAHFAVHLPLQGKDSLVTKYQEKENPRPDDYHPTYAAMIEQMDASVGTILQSLEDNDLMDNTLVVFVSDNGGLAVGEAGDKPTVNDPLRAGKGTMYEGGIRVPMMAYWKDHFDGGFLNHSTISTMDIFPTLLKLVRGNESVDQTIDGENKLAAFSSEKLLPRKSLYFHYPHFSNQGGRPKAAVRMGDMKLILSLEDETTELYNLKNDMGEKEDVSTKFPKITSRMKDSITRWLKDTNAPMPIKKMK
- a CDS encoding putative outer membrane starch-binding protein — encoded protein: MKNIYTMKIPTYLMLALSFIAISCSDSFLDEADVFRELDENTFYSTEADAISAVNAVYGPLNELGLFQRFYMYIAHFTGETALTNGTNPNEQVYVNFNFNPASGDLIPRAWSDCYKGINRANQVIDKVPGIEAPNQDILNRVLGEAKFLRAFYYFELVKLYGNVPIYNQVFNGDLSDESQLFPLQSPASDVYAVIETDLLEAIANLPESYDNSNLGRATSGAAKSLLGKAYLYQGKYQAARDILNEVINSGVYTLETDFINIFPKTNENNGESIFEIQFQAGFGAAFNQPNLGGPNESNWISNWFSPARNGFRNAVPGRQTIEFFAQFPEEDAIRRTGTFARPGDVWESWNPVADDPVEAGQWRNRQLIFPDPDLPVLGIRKYAGGPSDPETFNQNSINYRVIRLADVLLLFAEAENEVNGPTAVAYGAVNQVRLRAGVDPLPEGLSASDFFNALRTERRLELTFEYSLYFDLVRWAAAGKINSSELPEIMPGFTIGKNETLPIPEAELIDNPNLVQNPGY